Within Candidatus Methylomirabilota bacterium, the genomic segment AGGCTCGACGCCACGCGGAAGGCGTGGCGCACCGCCTCGGCCTCCAGGTGCGTGTAGAGGAGCGGCTCGATCGCCGTGAGGCCGACGCCCCGATGCGCGCAGAGGTGGCGGAACGCCACGGCCCGCGCTTCCCCGGGGACGGCCGCGACGCCGTACACCTCCACGCGGTTGCAGGTCGAGAGGACGAGCGCCTCGTCGACCGCGCCCGTCGCCGCGATGTCGCGCAGGAGCTCGCGGAGCTTGTCCTCCTCCACCGCGAGGCGCTCGCGCAGCTCGATCGGCGCGTTCTTGTGGGAGAGGCCGGCGACGAAGAGCGGCATCTACGAGCCGTGGCGGCCGGGCAGGAACAGCCCGGCGCCGAGCGTCAGGACGAGCGCGGCGAAGCCGACGATCGCGAAGTAGGCGGCGCGGCGCCCGTGCCAGCCCGCGGCCGCGCGCCCCGCGAGCGTGCCCGCGTAGATCGCCCACGCGACGAGCGAAAGCAGGGCCAGCGGATCAAACGTGAGGACGCTGCCCCAGGCAGGGCCCGCCCAGAGGACGCCGAGGAGGATGCCGGTGGTGAGGAACGGAAATCCGAGCGCGAGCGTCCGGTAGGTCAGCCGGTCGAGCGTCTCGAGGGCGGGCAGCCGGTAATAGAGGTTGCCCGGCCGCTTCATCCGGAGCTGACGCTCCTGCAGGAGGTACATCAGCGCGCCGGCGAAGTTCAGGACGAACGCGGCGATGCCGATGAGCGCCAGGCCGATGTGGACCCAGAGCCACGCCCCGCCGAGCGCGGGCCCGAGCCCCGGCAGCGAGCGCGTCGTCGCCGACCTGAGGCTCAGCATCAGGACGATCGGCAGGACGAAGGCGCCGAGGACCTTCACGCCCGACAGGCGCTCCACCCAGAGCGCCAGCAGCACGCTCACCCAGACGGCCACCGACACGGCCTCGGGGAGGCTCGCGAGCGGCGGTCGGCCGAGCTCGAAGCCGCGCGCCAGGAGCGCCACCGTGTGCAGGAGCCAGCCGGCGATCGTCGCGACGGAGGCGAAGCGATGGATCCACTCCTCGCGCTGGACGAGATAGGCGAGCGAGAGGCCCGTCGCCGCCACGTAGGCGATGATCGCAAGGCTCAAGAGGGTCGGGTGCATGGCAAAAAGCCAAGCTCAGCGAGAGTTTACCACATTCCCGATGCGGATTAACCAGAGCCCGCTACCGCTCAGGCGACGAGCTGCAGGAGCGTCGGCAGGGGTCGCCAGTAGCCGGCGCGGGTGGCGACGAGGTCGAAGTGGGGCGTGCCCCAGTCCTCGATCAGCGCCGAGCCCCCGTTCCAACGAACCCGCCGGTCGAGCTCCTTGACGTAGGCGTGGCACCGCTTGCAGGCCGAGACGAAGTAACCCTCCTCCTTCTCCTCGGCCTCGAGACGCACGAGATCCTTGGCGTCCTGGTGACCGCAGAACGGACAGCAGAGCCTCGGGAACACCCACCCGCCGCCGCACACGTGACACGCCAGCCGGCGCTGGCCGCTCTCCGTCACGTCGGCGAACCCCGGGGGCGCGCCGCAGAACGGGCAGACGCCGAGCGCCCATCGGCCGTCCTTGAGATGCGACCGGCACTCGGCGAAATAGGCTTCGAGCGCGGGACGGAGCGCGCCACACGCGAGAGCGCCCAGGACTTCCCCGGGAACTCCGAGGCGTTCTTCGATCCAGGCCGCGCCCAGCCGCCCCTTGCCGGGGAACAGCTCGACGGGGCCGATCTCACCGGCGTCCCAGGCCTGGACGAACCGACGGACGGCCTCTCCGTGCCTGCCAACCGCGGCGAGGACGTCGAGGCACGACCCGAGGGCGCCTTCGACGTCCTCCGGCCGGAGGGATGGCGGACTCTCCGGGAGGAGCGGAAGGTCCCGCTTCCAGCGCGCCTCGCACTCCTCGGCCGTCCACCGGAGCGGGTGAAGCCCCTCGATGGACCCCCGGGCCCACGACTCCAGCAGCGGACCGTAGAGCGCCAACGGCTCGCGAAAGCCGGGGCGACGGCGCAGGAGATCGTCCCACTCCTCGAGCAGTCTCACGTCGCTCAACCCCGCCCCCGAAACACCAGGGGCCCCGCGAGCCGGGGCCCCTGGCGCGGTCGTCGCTGCGAGCGGCTCAGGTGGCCTGCCCCGCCGCGATGATCACGTACTTGACGAGGAACCCGCCCACCAGGATCAACGCCGAGACGAGCGCCGTCATCCCCGGCGCCGCCTTCCTGGGGGACATCTGGAGCACGAGCGGGACCACGATCCCCACGAGGACCGCGCCGAGCCAGAAGGTGACGCTGTAGGGGCCCGCGACGAGCTGCGCCAGGGCCCGGGCGATCCCGGCCGAGCCCGCCAACCAGACCGTGATGACGAAGAGCAGCAGCGCCGCGAGCTGGAGGCTCAGCGCGAACGCCGTGAACCGCCTGAGGGCCGACAGCGACTCGCGCGCCCGGCCGCCGAACAGGCTCAGGATCAGCGCGATCGCCGCGCCCCCGGTGGACGCGCCCACGACGAGGAAGAGGGCGCCGAGCCAGTGCGCGCTGATGAACAGCGGTCGCGCGGTGGCGCCGAGCAGCACCCCGGGATACGCCGCGATGAAGAAGCCGAACAAGCCCCCGACCACGCCGACGACCACCCGGAGCCTCTTCATGCTCCGGCCGCCCCGGTCCTCGAGGAAGACGTCGAGCGCGGCGAGAAACGCGAAGAAGCTGAAGCCGAGGAGCCCCCACGCGCCGACGCTCATCGGCGAGAAGGGCTTGAGATGGAACGGCCCGACCGTGATCGCGTCCATCCCGATCTCGACCGAGGGCTTGGACACCATGAGCATGTGGAGAAACCGCGTTGGGAGCCCGAGGTCGAGGATCAGGAAGAGCGGGCCCGGCAGGATCGCGAGGAACGCGACGTAGTAGCCGATGCGCACGACGTCGCGGTGGCGCTCGCCGCCGAGCAGGTTGGCGACCGTGGCGATCACGAACGCTCCGCCCGCCAGGCCCCCGAGGAAGAAATAGAGATCGATCAGGAGCGGCCAGTCCGCGCTCTTCAGGAGACCGGGCTCCATCAGTCGCCCTCCTTCGCGCCCCGGCCCCTGAACGCCAGCAGCGCGCCGAGGCCCACGACCAGCGCCGAGCC encodes:
- a CDS encoding glutamyl-tRNA reductase, with the translated sequence MPLFVAGLSHKNAPIELRERLAVEEDKLRELLRDIAATGAVDEALVLSTCNRVEVYGVAAVPGEARAVAFRHLCAHRGVGLTAIEPLLYTHLEAEAVRHAFRVASSL
- a CDS encoding cytochrome c biogenesis protein, yielding MHPTLLSLAIIAYVAATGLSLAYLVQREEWIHRFASVATIAGWLLHTVALLARGFELGRPPLASLPEAVSVAVWVSVLLALWVERLSGVKVLGAFVLPIVLMLSLRSATTRSLPGLGPALGGAWLWVHIGLALIGIAAFVLNFAGALMYLLQERQLRMKRPGNLYYRLPALETLDRLTYRTLALGFPFLTTGILLGVLWAGPAWGSVLTFDPLALLSLVAWAIYAGTLAGRAAAGWHGRRAAYFAIVGFAALVLTLGAGLFLPGRHGS
- a CDS encoding formate dehydrogenase accessory protein FdhE, producing MRLLEEWDDLLRRRPGFREPLALYGPLLESWARGSIEGLHPLRWTAEECEARWKRDLPLLPESPPSLRPEDVEGALGSCLDVLAAVGRHGEAVRRFVQAWDAGEIGPVELFPGKGRLGAAWIEERLGVPGEVLGALACGALRPALEAYFAECRSHLKDGRWALGVCPFCGAPPGFADVTESGQRRLACHVCGGGWVFPRLCCPFCGHQDAKDLVRLEAEEKEEGYFVSACKRCHAYVKELDRRVRWNGGSALIEDWGTPHFDLVATRAGYWRPLPTLLQLVA
- the nrfD gene encoding NrfD/PsrC family molybdoenzyme membrane anchor subunit, which translates into the protein MEPGLLKSADWPLLIDLYFFLGGLAGGAFVIATVANLLGGERHRDVVRIGYYVAFLAILPGPLFLILDLGLPTRFLHMLMVSKPSVEIGMDAITVGPFHLKPFSPMSVGAWGLLGFSFFAFLAALDVFLEDRGGRSMKRLRVVVGVVGGLFGFFIAAYPGVLLGATARPLFISAHWLGALFLVVGASTGGAAIALILSLFGGRARESLSALRRFTAFALSLQLAALLLFVITVWLAGSAGIARALAQLVAGPYSVTFWLGAVLVGIVVPLVLQMSPRKAAPGMTALVSALILVGGFLVKYVIIAAGQAT